The genomic interval gagggagagagaaagataCACGCACAGTGAGAGGAGACAGCAAGATGGCAAGAAGGGTCAGCACATGAGTatacaagcacacacacacacacgcacatacgcaccGCTGGTGACGCATTCattccccctcttcctttggggaacgagagaggggggttACTCCGACCAAAACTCGCCTCCGTCTCGTTGACAAGAGCCACGACAGCAGTAACTACTCTGCTGTTCCCCGGCTtcctttcttcctctctgcggcccccctctcctctgtgCACTACCGAAGGACAAACAAAATCAAGATCACAAGGATGAGGAAGAGAACAGCAATGCAGATCATCTTGCCTCTATCACTCGTAGAGTCGATCAGCTTGCCGACCTTCCTCATGGCCCCCTCCAGGCGCATCTGCACACGAGTCATACCGCGATCAATGTCGTCGAGGATGTGTTCTTGGGTGTTGAGTTCATCCTGAATGTTCACAGCTGTGTCCTTGACGCGATGGATGCCGCTCGACAGCCGATCCAGCGTCTGGTCGTCCTGCTGCATCATGCTTCGTTGAATATCATGCTCTTGACGAAGGAAGTCGCTGTTCTCGCGCACACCGCTGTCACCGATGTCGCCGTCCTGAGCCATAATGcgcttgcgctgcgctgccttgACCTTTTCTGCGACCTGCTGGGCCTTCATCATGTCTCGCTCCCACCCGCGAATGCGCTCTGCGCGGCTCTGCAACTCCTCTGCGGTGATCGCGAAGGATTCCGGGTGCTCCATGGCGGTGTCGAGGGCAAACCGCATATCCTCCACAGcttcgctgcagccaccCACACACTCTAGCAGTTCGTTTTCGGCAATCACGGTGGGCATAGCCGTGTCGCGGAAGCGCTGCATCCGCGCATTCAAGTCCGCCAGCATGGCGCCTACCTGCTTCTCCATCTGCGGCCACGGATCCTCGCGGGTGCTCCCGACCGCTGTCGCCGGCACCGTGAGGGGCACGGCGGCCTCACCCTGTGAGTGAGTCGCGGGGTTCATTTCAAAATCAGCCCGAAAGGGAAACAAAAGGGGAGCGCAAACGGTGAAGTCGAAGATGCAGCGAAAGACGAGGCCAGAGGACCCGCTGTGAGACACGGAAGGAGCACGGAAGATGCTCAGCTGAGAAATAAATGCcggaaaaagagggaagggaagggggcagTGGTGGTGAGAAGGTTTTGCGAGAGACTGAACAGGGGTTGGGGGACGGAGGTATGCAGGAGAGGAAGGGTAGCAGAGCCGTGAGTGAGTCGGTGGGGAGGGTGTCAGCGTGCGTGCTGTTAGGCGTGGAGAGAGACCAATGGATGAAGTGGTAAAGAGCTACCTGTTTCGGCTGGCACTCACGCACTCCGGCACTCACGCACTCCGGCACTCACGCACTCGGGCACTCACGCGCACCGCAAGCACCACAGACAAACAAgtagagggagagagcaagcGCCCAGCGTAGGAAGATGCGTGTGTGATAGCATCTGGCGGAGAGAACACAACGCGGAAAGAGTgcgagatagagagaggggggaggagggttCGAGAaagaaggtggaggaggaccaTGTGAGTGAGCTAGGCACAGAAGCAGGTATGAGAGACGCAAGGCCTTCTTGGGAAAGGACAGACCTGCCCTCGTAGGTGGTTGgggacgcacacacacgagcacacatGCGGCGAGTGCTTCAGGGGGACAGCATCTTCTTCTTGTGGTCCGTATCTGTGACGATGGAAACGGCAGCGAAAGGAAGCAAGCATACGCAGACTCACCGctgcatgcatgcacacacgtgcacgtgtgtgccaCGTCCTGCAAGCTGCGGGAAATCGGCATCCGCGTCAGTTGTAAAGGAGGCCAAACCACAGTGCGAAGCGGGAGAGATGGCCACGAGGAGGCCCGACAAGGCAAAGCAGTAGCTTGGCCCCACTCGCGATGTATAATGCCCCCACGTATCCCCATGCACGCATCCCTCGCCCCCCACCAtcctttcctcctccgtcttcgAAAGCCCCGCTAAACCCGTCAGCCTACGCCCCCACGAGCACGGAGAGGGAAACACGAGGCCGAACGCGTATTGCTGCACTTCACAAACTTGGCCTTGTCAAGGCCTTGGCTGAACTTAAAGTCGCTGAGGTCGAAGTTGCAACGAAGGAAGCACACCGATgggccgccacggcggctgctgctaccGATGATGCCCTGGCCTTGATTGGCGTCTGTACCCGCCCGCTCCGAGTCGTGTGGGATGCACGTTAGCCCAACAGCGGCAAGACGGAAATTGCAGTCCTCAAAGCGGGTCGTGGTGGACCGGGATGAGCGGCACTGGACGCCTTTCAGGATGCAACCTGTGAAGTTGCAGCGACGAAAAACCACGGTGCCCAGCTTGGCTCCGTAGAAGAGGCTGCGCGAGAGGTCGCAGTCCTCCAGCGTCACGTGCGACCACCGCACCAGCGAGAAGTCGCACCGAACGAGAGAGAGCCCGCGCAGATGACGATTTTCCAGCACACCATGTGCCAGGATGGCCTTCATGTCCAGCCCTGGCAATatcagcgctgcagcagcggacgAAGACCATGCGGTGACAGCGGAAGAAGTGGTGCGATCCCTCCTACTGTCGCCGGCTcgcgctcctgctccgccattCCAAGGTAGCTGCGACGCCGCATCGCTGTGGTCGTCGCTTAGGTGTGGCGTCGCGCTTGCGTTGCTGCACAGGTCCATGAATTGGAGCAACTTGCGTTCGAGCGGGACGTCACGGGCAGCGAAGGTAGCCACGATGGAAGAAGAGGTCGTACCAGTACTTGAAGGCTGCGCTATAACGGCGctcgagagagaaggcgccGGGGCGTTGGTAGCGAGATCGATGTGCAGTGTACGCGTGTCCCGCTTGTCACCACATCCCTCAGAGCACGCGTCCATGGACGTCATTAAGTCCTCCGCGTCGAGAGACGCATACGCATTCTCCGGAGTCACCGTCACCCCTTCCAGCTTACCAAGAGCACCGGACGATGTCACAGGGGACACATGTAGAGAGGAGACGGGGTGTTCGGCAGCATTACACGACGCCTTGGCATCATCAACGCGGGCAGCCGTCGTGGCGGCCTCGTCCTCGTAAAGAGCCGAGGAAAGAGCCAGCACAGCATCCAACATCTGAGCCCTATCCAATGCATACGGTGAGGTGCGCGTAGCATCATGCTTCCTCGTAGCTCTCATGGACGTAGGAGAACGCGACGGCCGCAAAGTCGCCTCATGCAAGAAGTGCGCCTCACTGCGCGTTCGCGACTTACCACAACGTTCCCGCGACGGTGCCGCACCACAAAATCGGGCGCAAGGCTCCATCGACCGCGCatgatggcggtggtgtcgctGGTGGACGCCAGCTACGGAGCTCCGCGGAGGACAGTGGTGGCagcgagtgtgtgtctgttccccgcagctgcgcctgtcGTGCACGGTGCTGTACCGTGGCCTCGTCCAAGCAGCCATGAGCCGCAGCGGTGTGAGGGCCACAGctccgcgacggcgacggaCCGCCGTGAAAAATTCACGTAGCAGCATCAACGCACACGGAAAACGGGTGGGAGGGGACGGAGGCTAGTGACTTCAGTCCTTCCAACCTCCCACCCTTGCCTGCCTGAAGGAGGAAACGCAATAAACTGTGATTGACCTGCAGTATGTCCGCGAGTGTGTCagcgcgtgtacgtgcgtaGAGCAGAGTCTTTTGTTGGGGACGCATACCCCGTGATGCAGGAGAGAATAGGCACACGctgcagaaagagagaggagaggcgggtgACGCGCCACTGATGTGGCAAAAGCGAACAGATCAAAGGGCACAGATGAGGGTGTCCAGTAGAGAACGGGAGACGTACTTATGGTGCAGCAGGTCCCAGCAACGCGACAGCGGCGGACTCGTTGTATTGCAGCACTCTAGGGAGAAAGAAGGAGATGATAACggcggcgagtgtgtgtgtgtgtgtgtgtgtcctctGTGTCGctgtctctgtctccctTCATGGTGTCCTCACCCATCCGCCCGCCACACGCAACTGGCTCACCGTCCCACGTGACGGACAGGCATTCGAGATGGACATGGACGGAAAGAGGGAACGCATCACGCTTTTGCCGTGCCCTTCCGCGGTGCCCTCACCGTTCCCTCTATCGACGCTTTCGTGCCAAAGACTCGGGAATGCGCTCGCAAAAGATGGAAAGAcactaaaaaaaaaagcagcgCCAActgaaaacacacacacacacacgtatatatgtacatgtatatatatacatatatgcatatatacatatatatatacacacacacacgtatatatgtacatgtatatatatacatatatgcatatatacatatatatatacacacacacacgtatatatgtacatgtatatatatacatatatgcatatatacatatatatatacacacacacacacgtatatatgtacatgtatatatatacatatatgcatatatacatatatatatacacacacacacacgtatatatgtacatgtatatatatacatatatgcatatatacatatatatatacacacacacgtatatatgtacatgtatatatatacatatatgcatatatacatatatatatacacacacacacgtatatgtacatgtatacatatacatatatgcatatatatgtatgcatgtgtatgtcTATCGTAAGGAACACAaatatatagagagagagaggtgtatGCGAGAGCCAAGCCAACGGAGGCACGAACATCACCCTCCAaccactgcggcggcggtgccgtccgTATCGGCCGCGGCGACACGCGGAAAAAGAGCATGTcgtgcccccacccctcctccacacgcCACACAGGCGTGAAAGGCAGATGCAAGAGAAAAAACTCCAGGAGAACAAAAACGATCGAAAAGGGCGATCGGAGGGATGGGGAgatgggggggagggcgcaaggcaacacacacacacacacacacacacacacacagagagagagagagagaggtctGTAAGGGGTTCAGCCCTTCGCTACGCGAGTGTGCCACCGCCCCACCCCAACCCCGtcctttcttttccttccgccacccctctccccctctccgccgTATCGCCGTCCATCTGATCTTCAACTCTCTCCTGGAGAGCccaaaaaagagagagagagagccacgAAGAGGCAGTGGCCGAGCATCTCAGGTGAATGCGTCAGGCACACAGCAGAGTACAGCGCAGTACAGCAAAACACAACACAACGCACAGctcagcgcacgcgcacacggagagaCGAAGAAATGGCGAAGGAGCGTCGCCTCTTCTGTCTGGGAATAGCAGGAGAAGATGACGATTGGTTCGAGAAGGATGGAATTcacgagaaagagggggagggcgcgtGTTGTCCCGTGACGATGGGGCCACGGACCCCATCACCAGGCCTC from Leishmania major strain Friedlin complete genome, chromosome 26 carries:
- a CDS encoding putative Qc-SNARE protein, whose amino-acid sequence is MNPATHSQGEAAVPLTVPATAVGSTREDPWPQMEKQVGAMLADLNARMQRFRDTAMPTVIAENELLECVGGCSEAVEDMRFALDTAMEHPESFAITAEELQSRAERIRGWERDMMKAQQVAEKVKAAQRKRIMAQDGDIGDSGVRENSDFLRQEHDIQRSMMQQDDQTLDRLSSGIHRVKDTAVNIQDELNTQEHILDDIDRGMTRVQMRLEGAMRKVGKLIDSTSDRGKMICIAVLFLILVILILFVLR